The nucleotide sequence ACAAGAAATATTAATACATTCTTTCTGCTAATTCAAATCACCCCTAGCAACAGTGTTTGGTCTATTGAGCTATTGATTTAATACTTTCCACCCACACAACTAGTCTCAGTTGGTTGAAAAAACTCAAGCCCTCAACATGGATATGGATTGTAAGGACTTGTATCTtcaaaatgcaaatatttgatATTAAGGAAAATCGTTTTTAGTAAACAACGACTTGGAGAAACGCATATCGGATGCGTTCTGTGTGTTCGATCATCATGGTGAAAAATTCATAGATATTCGAGAAGTAGGCACTGTTCTAAGACTTTTGGGTTGTGTTCCCACCGAGGAGGAGGTAAATGAAGTAATCTCGGCCACAGAATCGGAGGAAACTAGTGGGGAAGTGCACTtgaccaaatttttgccaCACGTCTCGCAGTTGCTCATGGAGCGCAAGTGAGTAGTATTACTTTCTATAAATACTATTTCCTATAATATTTTGAACAGGATGGAAACCC is from Drosophila subpulchrella strain 33 F10 #4 breed RU33 unplaced genomic scaffold, RU_Dsub_v1.1 Primary Assembly Seq474, whole genome shotgun sequence and encodes:
- the LOC119562441 gene encoding LOW QUALITY PROTEIN: dynein regulatory complex protein 8-like (The sequence of the model RefSeq protein was modified relative to this genomic sequence to represent the inferred CDS: substituted 1 base at 1 genomic stop codon), which gives rise to MDMDLNNDLEKRISDAFCVFDHHGEKFIDIREVGTVLRLLGCVPTEEEVNEVISATESEETSGEVHLTKFLPHVSQLLMERKXEPAPPEKILQAFKILDPENKGYLTKESFGKLMMEEGEPFTQEEMDEMWPVAIDPISGHIPYEFYLNQLMVYL